GGATTTTGAAAATCGTCCTGAATCAAGCGGTTTATCACATGCTGCCGTTTGTTTCGTTCCTGGTATGCACCTGAACCAGTACTGTTCTCGCGCGCGACGCATAACCGGGATGATGGGAAACGGCTCGCAGGCGTCAAGCTGTCTTTATTCAGTGGGCGGTACTCGATTTTCAGTCGTCCAAACGGGCACGGATGGTGTTAGCCCTGAGCAGCGGGAAGGGGGACGTTTGTTTCGTGGAACCAGAGGCAGGTTTCTCGATATTTCGGTTGCGGTCACGCTGAATCAGGGTAAAATAGGCGTACTGCCTCAAGCGTTCGTAAATGAAGTCACCTTACCTCACTCAAACACCCGATACCTGTTCCAGGTATCCTACCACGGCCGTCTTACCCGTGATGTCGCGTTTCGCTGCTCCAGAGGAGAGATTAAACGGCTCCCGAGAAACGCTGAGATCACAGAGAAACCACCGGACTGTTTTCTGAAAGATCGATCATGCTGAACCGTAGAAAAATGCTGCAAACGATGGCCGCTGGTGCGGGTTCTGCACTCGGATTCTCACTGCTTCCCGAACAGCTGCTGGCGATGCCGAAGTTGAAAGAGACCCCGAAGCGGATTGTGTTCTTCATGCAGAACCAGGGTTTCGATCCAGCGACCTGTATTCCCGAAGGCATGAAACGCAGTGGTTCGCTGGCGAAGGTCAAACTGCCCGAGCCGATCAGTCCGCTGGAACCATACAAAGATCGTATGCATATCATCAACGGTCTGCACGGCATTCACACCAGCCCGTCGCACAGTGCGTTCTTTGGCGCGCTGGGCGGCTATCGCGGGAGCGACGGAGTTCCCCCCAGTGCAGCGACCATCGATTACGAGCTGAGCAAGATCCTGCCTCAAACTCTGCTGCCGCATCTCTGCATCGGCATGGACTCCATTGAGAATATGCGGACCAAGCCGACCATCGCGACGCTGTCTGCCAGTGGCGCCGGTCAGCCGATCTTCATGCACTCCAATCCGAATCACTTGTATCAGATGCTGTATGGCGGCATCTCCACTGGAGACATTCGACGTCAACACGAAGCCCGTTCCAATGTCTTCAATCAGATTGAACAACTGGCCGCCGCAAAGGGTAACGCACTGCCTGCCGCGGACCAGCAGCGATACGGTCAGTTCGTCGACGGCTTCAAAGAGGTCAACGGCCTGCGAGATCGCCTTGATTCGGTTGCCGGTCATTTAAGAAAATTCGCGCCCAAAGTCGACGGCCGTTATACCAGTCCCGAGCATGAAACCGACTGGCATGATGTGCTGCTGGATCTGGGGATTTCGTCACTCACATCAGGCATCACGAACACGCTGACGATTGGTTCGGGCCGGGGCGAGATCTTCGGTGCCTGGAAAGGGCTGGGTATTGAACAACAGGGCCACAACCTGGGCCACATGGAACAACCGGGCAATCCGATCTGGATTAAAATTCGTCAATACAACAGCCGGATGCTGGTGCGGATCATCGAAGCTTTGGATTCGATCCCGGAAGGGAGTGGCACGATGATGGATCATACGCTCATCGTTTATACCAGCAACAATGCTGACAAGCAGCACACCAGTGGTGCCAACTGGCCGGTGATGCTACTGGGGAATTTCGACGGCGCCTTTAAGACGGGCTGCTTCACCCAACTGGATGGCAAACGCCCGATCAACTCGCTGTATGCAACGCTGCTGGAAGCCTCGGGAGTTCCCTGTGAGCACTTCAATATGAATGAGAAGCTGGCCCGGAAGTTTGATTCCGGTACAGGCCCGCTGCAGGAAATTCTGGTATGACCGGGTTTCGATTTGTTTCCGTTCTCACACTGCTGTTGAGTTTTGTCGCCATAGCAAAAGGCGAGACTTACATACCCGGGCAAAAGGTTTCCAAAAACTTCCAGAGTTTTGCTAAAACCTTTCTGAAGACGCACTGTGTTGACTGTCATGGTAAGACCGAACCGGAAGGGAATCTTTCACTGCACGACCTCGGCCCCGTGGATGAAGTCAACGCGGCGACTTGGCGCAGTGTCTGGGCACAGGTCACTCTGAAAGAGATGCCGCCGCGGGACATGACTCAGCCGAAAGTGGTCGAACGGCTGCAGTTCTCGGACTGGGTTGTCGGCGAGCTAACCCACGTGATGCAGGACAAGGGCGGCTTTCATGATCACCTCGATCCGAACAAAGCCAACTATGTCGATCACGAGTTACTCTTCGGTCCTCTGCCTGAGAACATCAAACTCATCCCGACCGCTTCACCGGCGCGTCTCTGGCGGTTAACGCCGCAGGAGCACATCACGCGTCTGAATGAATTGATCAATAAAGAGCCGGAGTTTGATCCGAATAAGCCGGGCCTGCGGACGCACGGCGATGTTGTCCCCACGAATCATGGCGGCGAACTCAAGCTCTACTTTGGAACGGATCGCATTATCAAATGGCAGGGGGGAACCGTGGCTTATGCGACCGCCGTTAAGAGTGTCCCCGCCATTCTCTCCTCGGCCCGGACACACGGACTGGAAAACTATCCCGATTTTTACACCGTCAACAGTGCGGAAGCGACACAGGTCCTGAGTATGTCGGCGGACATTCTGCGCTATATGGCTTATGGCCCGTTGAGCATCGCCAAGCCGTATCAGATCACCGATGATCCCCGTTCGATCGCGGACAAGATGAAAGGCGATATTCGCGGTCTGCCTACGAGTCTCGTTTACAGTACGAAGGTCAAGAGGCCACTGACCCCCGTGTATGATCTGATGGAACAGGAAGGGGTTAGCGATGCCAGCCTGCAGGCGGCCATTAGTTATCTGTTCGAAATGCTGACCTTCCGTCCGCCGAGTGCAAAAGAATCGGATGAATATCTGACGATCGTGAAACAGTCGATTGAAAAACTGGGCAAAAAAGAGGGCGTGATTTTGGGGTTGTCGGCTTTGTTTCTTGAACGCGACGCGCTCTTCAGGCCGGAACTGGCAGAGGCTGGTCAACCAGATCGATACGGGCGCGTAATGCTCCAGGACTGGGAACTGGGACTGGCGGTGAATCATGCACTGCGTTACATCAAGCCGGACGAAGAACTGCGAACCGCGATTGTCGAAGGGCGGATGCGGACCCGTGCGGATGTGAAACGGGAAGTCGAACGGATGCTGGCGGACGATGGTATCAGGAAGCCGCGCATCCTGCGTTTCTTTCGCGATTATTTTGATTATGACCTGGGCGGTTACATTTGTAAGGATGCCCGGGCTCTGGCAAATACAGGGGTGAGCAATCGAGGGCAGGCCCATTATCGGGCGATGTTCGATTCGACGGCGAGTACGGATCGGCTGATTGAGTTGATTCTGAAAGAAGATCGCGATGTATTCAAGCGTCTGTTAACGACCAACCAGGTGGTCGCGACCAAAGCAGATGAGATTTATTTTGGTGAGCGACGAACCCGCAAGGAAGAAATCGCTTCCCGCAAGGCCGCCCAGGAACGCGCCGCAAAAGAAGCTGCGAAAACCGGAAAGAAACCTAGTAAGGCCGACAAGAGAAAAGCCGCGCAGATCAACCATAAAGTCACACCGACGAAACTCACAGGACCGGAGATCTATGCCCGCGTCAGTCGCCGCAGCTTCGGTAGAGGGTCCATGAAACCGGAGCGGATTCTGGCCACTGTCCCCGCCGATCAACGTCTGGGAATTCTGACTCAGCCGAGTTGGCTCGTCTCACATTCCGATGCCATGGACAATCATGCAATTCGTCGCGGCCGTTGGATTCGCGAACGATTACTGGGCGGCGGCATTCCCGATGTGCCGATTACCGTGGATGCGATGCTGCCCGATGAACCGACGAAAACACTCCGCGAACGGATGCGGGTCACCCGCGAAGAATACTGCTGGACCTGTCACAAGAAAATGGATCCGCTGGGCCTGCCGTTCGAAATGTTTAATCATGCGGGCCTGTATCGCAAGACCGAACTGGAAAAACCGGTTGATACAACGGGCGCGATCATCGATTCCGGCGATCCTGAACTGGACGGTGAAGTCGCCAACGCGATTGAACTCATCGAAATAATCGCCGCCAGCGAGCGGGCTGAGCAGGTGTTTGTCCGTCACGCGTTTCGGTTCTGGATGGGCCGCAACGAAACCTTGAACGATGCCCCCGTGCTGCAGGCAGCCTATCGCGCCTACAAAGACAACGACGGCAGCATGAACGCGTTGCTTGTCTCCCTGCTGACGTCTGATGCGTTTCTCTATCGCACCCGAGATACCAGGTAGCGTTTCTTTATTCGAATCCGCCTTTAAAAAAAGTCTGTGAACCGGAGCAAACGCCCTGCGGCTAATGAATCTTTTCTGCTTGTCACGAAGGCGGGAAGATGCATCTTTGAAACAGGCGTCTGAAAGATTCCCAACAGGCGAAGTCAAGAATTTGGCAGAAATAGTGCTCAAACGTGAGCATTGCAAGTCAATCCATGTGTATATGCATCAGATAAAATTGCATTTATTACCACACCTATTTCATCCTAAATGTACATTGTGTACTATAGGCCAAAGGCACTTGTGTATCGACTATGGGTTTTGAAGAACTTTTAGATCTCAACATAAGTCACAGAGGGTTTACGGTTGTAGGACAGCTCAATTCATTATCGTCATTCAAAAATACAATCGGGTCTTATTCAAAGTAAGGGGATTGGTATTCGGATTCTCTATAATCACAGCGGATTAATTGGGGGGGGGACCATGAGCAATCTTTCAATCCACAGAATGGAAAATTTGGGTCCGAGGGGTGTGGCTCATGTAATACTGAAGCAACGATATCAAGTAATGAAGCATTGTGCTCATATGCGTACCACTGCTCTTATACTGCAGGTGTCTGTCATTTAGGTGGAGGTAACCCGTTTGCTTCAAATAGAACGATACAGAAATCTCCTAAATGCCCCGGAGGTGGTTAATGCTTTGTCTGTATTCCCCTGCCTGACAACAGCAGGCTGGAAAATGATGATGCGTCAGTCGCTGTCAGGGAATTTGTAGTGTATGAGGGCATACTTAATTTATACATTCTTGAGTAGCTGGAATAGCAGAGTATTTTGCATGCAGCAGAATACTCTGCTCACTATTTACGGGACGCATAAACATGATCACCAATTTCAATTTTCGTCGCATTCCTACCCTCTTATTCATGTTGATCATGGTCGTCTCAATCTTGGATGAAGGATTTACTGAAGAGGCTACGGCACAAAAGAATCCCACAGATTCGACAGAAAAATCGCCCCCTGTCAGTAAGATGACCATACGCAATGCGATTCAGTCAGCAATTGCAGAGCGTGATATGGTAACATCAGGGGATCTTAGTCTGGATATTGAAACGACATCTCCCAGAGGAATTGATCTCTATGGATATCGAATTAAATTTGACGAAAATTCTGCTCGCGTTACGCATATCAGTCCTTATCCATCTGACAGTCGTAAGGGAGTTTTTCAGAGAACTTTTATTACTGGTAAGGACCGAGCTTATACTTATTCAGATGAAGAGCTGCTGAATAAAGACTCCGTAATGGTTTTGCAGGTTGATAAACGCAAAATGGATCGTGATATTTTTGTTGGATTACCGAATCCACAGAAACTCGGCATGTTTCCTCTACACACCAATGCCTATTCAGTATTCGAGAGAGACTTTTTTTTAAAATGCTTAGATCGCGAAGACTTGAAGGCCAGTTGGGTTGATCTCAATGGGACTGAGTGTTTGCTGTGTGAATATCAATTAGCAGAACGCCATTCGAATGTGAGAATGTGGTTAAACCCGGTTTACAATTTTTCGATTGTCAAAATCACTCTATCTGAATTCTATGACGACGATATCGATGTCATTCAGAAGGTGGACGTGAGCTACCAGAAAATCAAAGCAAGCTACAAGAACAAAAAAACGGACATCTGGTTTCCGGCGTCGGTTCACTTTGAACGTCTGGAGAATGGCATTCCCCAGACAGTTGAGTCTGTAAAAGTAGTGGTCCATTCATTAAATGCAGGAATTGATCAACGGGAACTGGAAATTCCAAGTCTAAATGTACCGGAGGGGACCCCGGTTTCACTCGTACTTGATTCTCCAGATCAGAATGAATACGTTTGGAAAGATGGTAAGATCAGTAAGATTAATATAAATGATATGGTTTCATCGCATTTATCCGCCGTTTCCAGACGAACACAAAACGCTCGTGCTTTCTACATTCTGATTACTGTGAATCTTTTACTTCTGGGTATTATTATTTTGTACTTTTATTTTCGAAAGAAGAAACCTGAAATCAAGTAACTTCCCCTGTCAGTCTGGTTCAATGCTGCCCGTACCCGAGGATATCAGGAACCTATATCTAAACGTTCCGACTCCTTTTGTGTCCCCTGTCGGGAACCTGATTGATATGGCACCTTTTTCATTCTCACGATTTGTTCAAACAGCACTTTTTGTATTTCTTACCACTTCCACAGGGACAAGGATCGTTGCGTCCAATTCGTGCTTCTTCCCTGACGATTGTATTTGGGAAGTAGGTTGGTTGAGTCACTGGTTCGATCTCCGTATCAGCAGCGTCTTCTTCAAGATCGACCAGCAAATCACCTGAGAAACCGAAGGTATGATTTCCAAGCTGTTCCGAGTAAAGAGCCCTGCGGGTTGACTCAGCTTCTTCATTGGCCTGCTTCCATACTTCGTATTCGGGAAATTCGACGCCCAGTACGGTACTGACCGCAATCAGCGTTTCGCGCAAACTAAGCACGTCGGGATCAATTGCGGTGGTGCGAATGAATTCACATACCGGTTCAATAGCATCCGTTGAAAAATGCGAGAGGGTCGCCTGGCCCAGAAAGGGGAGAATCGTATCGTCAGGTTCCTCTATGAAAAGTTCGATGCTCTTTTGAATGGCAAGATCACTGTGTATATTCTCCAGTACACTGGATCCGGAAATCTGGAAATGCCAATCTTCCGTAGGAAATTCATTCACGACAACTTCGACAACCACGTCGCCACCAATTTTGACAAGTGCTCTTTGGGCTTCTTCGTTATGCCAGTCATCGATGATTTTGAGAGACTCAATCAACAATGGCACTGACTCTATCAGTCGTAAATCACCAGCCAGGTATAGCAGGAATCCCTGCATCAAAAGCCTCGGCGAACTTTCGGAATAGTCAATCTCTTCATTCAGTAGTTCCAAAACCCGATCAGCAACCTCGGAACCCAAACGTCCCAG
This window of the Gimesia fumaroli genome carries:
- a CDS encoding SEC-C metal-binding domain-containing protein produces the protein MRLPEEQIKQAILHPDLDARTLALQYFTKSFTEDTTIMPLVIKAVEQYGREPSIPLIKESFHLPQTQTTIEWCIDELRHHENSDDSRYAYALSDLLTHADPQLTRTRESEILALPCFDRILAYAFSERIQLLDEDADSLWKKLFDFCESESDPDLYDMDLPHACRLSEALGRLGSEVADRVLELLNEEIDYSESSPRLLMQGFLLYLAGDLRLIESVPLLIESLKIIDDWHNEEAQRALVKIGGDVVVEVVVNEFPTEDWHFQISGSSVLENIHSDLAIQKSIELFIEEPDDTILPFLGQATLSHFSTDAIEPVCEFIRTTAIDPDVLSLRETLIAVSTVLGVEFPEYEVWKQANEEAESTRRALYSEQLGNHTFGFSGDLLVDLEEDAADTEIEPVTQPTYFPNTIVREEARIGRNDPCPCGSGKKYKKCCLNKS
- a CDS encoding DUF1588 domain-containing protein yields the protein MTGFRFVSVLTLLLSFVAIAKGETYIPGQKVSKNFQSFAKTFLKTHCVDCHGKTEPEGNLSLHDLGPVDEVNAATWRSVWAQVTLKEMPPRDMTQPKVVERLQFSDWVVGELTHVMQDKGGFHDHLDPNKANYVDHELLFGPLPENIKLIPTASPARLWRLTPQEHITRLNELINKEPEFDPNKPGLRTHGDVVPTNHGGELKLYFGTDRIIKWQGGTVAYATAVKSVPAILSSARTHGLENYPDFYTVNSAEATQVLSMSADILRYMAYGPLSIAKPYQITDDPRSIADKMKGDIRGLPTSLVYSTKVKRPLTPVYDLMEQEGVSDASLQAAISYLFEMLTFRPPSAKESDEYLTIVKQSIEKLGKKEGVILGLSALFLERDALFRPELAEAGQPDRYGRVMLQDWELGLAVNHALRYIKPDEELRTAIVEGRMRTRADVKREVERMLADDGIRKPRILRFFRDYFDYDLGGYICKDARALANTGVSNRGQAHYRAMFDSTASTDRLIELILKEDRDVFKRLLTTNQVVATKADEIYFGERRTRKEEIASRKAAQERAAKEAAKTGKKPSKADKRKAAQINHKVTPTKLTGPEIYARVSRRSFGRGSMKPERILATVPADQRLGILTQPSWLVSHSDAMDNHAIRRGRWIRERLLGGGIPDVPITVDAMLPDEPTKTLRERMRVTREEYCWTCHKKMDPLGLPFEMFNHAGLYRKTELEKPVDTTGAIIDSGDPELDGEVANAIELIEIIAASERAEQVFVRHAFRFWMGRNETLNDAPVLQAAYRAYKDNDGSMNALLVSLLTSDAFLYRTRDTR
- a CDS encoding DUF1552 domain-containing protein — protein: MLNRRKMLQTMAAGAGSALGFSLLPEQLLAMPKLKETPKRIVFFMQNQGFDPATCIPEGMKRSGSLAKVKLPEPISPLEPYKDRMHIINGLHGIHTSPSHSAFFGALGGYRGSDGVPPSAATIDYELSKILPQTLLPHLCIGMDSIENMRTKPTIATLSASGAGQPIFMHSNPNHLYQMLYGGISTGDIRRQHEARSNVFNQIEQLAAAKGNALPAADQQRYGQFVDGFKEVNGLRDRLDSVAGHLRKFAPKVDGRYTSPEHETDWHDVLLDLGISSLTSGITNTLTIGSGRGEIFGAWKGLGIEQQGHNLGHMEQPGNPIWIKIRQYNSRMLVRIIEALDSIPEGSGTMMDHTLIVYTSNNADKQHTSGANWPVMLLGNFDGAFKTGCFTQLDGKRPINSLYATLLEASGVPCEHFNMNEKLARKFDSGTGPLQEILV